The DNA window acatgcttgaaacaaagctgtgtacccacaattttggaaaggtgccaacaattttgtccaggccatttttgggattttctgtgaaattatgtccaatttgctttttttactttgtttttttttttgttttgttccaatgaacacaaaggaaataaatgtaaataacaaaatgtgtaattgcaataattttctgggagaaatacttcattttgtagaataatttcaagggtaccaacattTTTGGCTATGACTGTATTCTATGAATAAGGATATGTTACATTTGCATATATCTCGGATGAGTGCTAACTGTTTTATCAGCTAGCCCTCACTccgatgttatactatggggcagaggTGACTAGttctttttttctcatgccaaacagAGACACTATTGCCTCTAGGGGTCGTATCTGGTATTGCGCCTCCGTCCTGTATACTTGTGATGCAAATTTGTACATTTTCTGGACATTTATGTGCATAAATTGGATATGAGACTGATGCATATGGCAATTTATTCTTTTAGTCTAGGCGGAAAATTGCTCCTGTGAGTTGGCCCATTAATGAGAcctaaataaagactttataaagtcttacctttttgtatgtaaatgtgtttttatggtcatgggggcgggctgtcttgcgtccgttatttgcCCTCCTGCCGCTTAACGCCGTCCCCcagtgctcatttccatacatgaggacgccgcccagtgctcccgaggtctcgcgcatgcccagtgccactctcgcgggactgagcactgtgtaaagtgcaaccgctggtgacgtgattgcgcaggcgtgagattatggacggcgctgtgattgtcatcagcagcatcatccaagtaACCGTCCATTATCTCGTGCCCGCacctttccctctgcctccaccgttatgcgcaagcgctggccatatgaacccacgtcacctattaccacaggcgcgagattatgggcgtacGGCCtgccttctaagggggcggttcgttcagcgtcacagcgatgtcactaagcgtccacccaatcaaagcggaggggcggagatgagcaggacataacatcccgcccacctgcttccttcctcattgctgccgggacgcaggtaaggcgaggttcctcgttcctgctgtgtcacacatagtgtcacgggcggaggggcgcgctcgccacgctcgggtccggggcttttgctgctgctgctcggtggctcgagcggtgggccggacctggggactcgagcagcgctccgcacccgtgagtgaaaaggggtgatttgtttggggagatagttcgtgacgccacccacgggacgtggtgatgatggcaccaccgctgctggtgacggggatcccgggagcgatggcagggaacagctaggatgttatcccctccgtgggtaggggttggtgatcctggggcccggtgatgatgctgggaggctggatggctgggatgcagcgttgcagggacagcgcggcgcggtgccggacagcacgggtgtactcactcagatacaaatgcacaaagtcctcggtaaaccaaacagctggatggacgggtcacgcagccggctgctgcgtctgtgctctccccggacaggtggtggcggctgtctttccctgcaccctgaaacttgcttgactatgatggtttcccaacggtagtccactccctggtgtaTATGCCCTAAGGAGCtctcgttgcccgcaggcgctggccctttggatctctagcccttggTGGTGGCTCTCTATCCGGACGGGTtcggcggttgccttctgacgggacttggtagttagggaacctcgggggttccggtcacactcggatttgacctttgcaGGCGGCTTCTAGCCTggacggggtccgatggccctgccctttCGTGCTGATGCAGGTTCTGcttcccggctcggtaccggcgggtcaccgcccgtctccAGTCCTTTGGTTTCACCAACCTgcacctactcctgcagacggccaccaccgtctgctgaccttgctctcCGTGCCCGGGCTTCTTCCCAGACACCGGCAGCTTCACCTCTCCTttacttcactccacttcactcctGCCCACCCTGggctcctcacttcactcctctctcactgCCACTCACTGACTAACTactgctctttttcccgcctccaggactgtgaactcctcggtgggtggggccaaccgcctggctccaccccacctggtgtggacatcagcccctggaggggggcaacaaggatttgagtttgACTGATGGAcctaggggagggggtgtgggcggtgtcatgcctgtgactacctggctagtccagggcatcacaatagcgatgtgtgctgccgcaggaacgacaaacaacatcgtccaagcagcagcgataatcgagaagagggggcatgtcaccgatgaacgatttttaatgtttttgcgacgattcaaaatcgctcataggtgtcacacacaacgagatcgctaaagcgaccggatgtgagtcacaaattccgtgaccccaacgagatcactgtagcaaaatcgtagcgtgtaaagcggcctttactttccATACAtatgtaattttatttattttcttacatggcgtaaatgccgctgttctcctgaatccggcgttgtatTTCTTTTGTTCTTGCGCCTCTCTGTTCCCGAGATACGGCCACTTCTTcgttgtatataaatctagtcttattAGCCAAGTGTGCGTAGTCCTCAACTATTTTCTGTGGGAGTCTTCTTAaaaccacacccacttggctaagaCTCTGTTCCCGAGATATGCCCACAACTTTGttatatataaatctagtcttactATCAAGTAGGCGTGGTCCTCATTGATTCTCTGTGGGAGTATTCTTAacaccacacccacttggctaacaagactagatttgtATAAAGGAAAGattgggccatatctcaggaacggagaggcgcaggaagaaaagaaaaacatcgccggattcgggAGAACAGCAGCGTTTACATAAGGTAAAATATTTTATATGTAGGACaaatttatatctaatatataatgtgtgtatgtatgtatgtgtgtgtgtgtgtgtgtgtgtgtgtgtgtgtatgtatgtatgtccgggattggcatctgcaccgtcacagctacagccacaacattttgcacactcacacatctggaccccgagagcgtcataggctatgttgtgagacgaaattttaaccccgtgcgttccaatttaccaatcaattttgcccctatctacataatggggaaaaagtgaaacgaaaagtgtatccgcatcgtcgcatttacaatcacgaagttttgcacagacacctcatgtgacccagggaacgtcgtaggctatgttttgacaggaaaatttaaccccgtgctttacagttactctccaaaaaacatgccttcattaaagtaaatggagcctggaactacagattaataataggagctgtgattggttgctataggaacaaaagacattcatagtataagaagcttatatgtgaggtaataagatgtcggtggggagacggatagagagagacagaaagagacagacagagagacagacagggaaagagacagacagagacaaacagtgaaagagacagagacggacggggaaagagacagacagagacagacctggaaagagactgacctggaaagagacagatggggaaagagacagacagacatgcagacagggacagagacaggcagacagggaaggaggagacatccagagagacagacaaagatagatggggaaagacacagaccttgatagagacagacggtgaaagagacagggaaatagagacagacaaggaaagagacggacagagacaggcagacaggaaaagagacagacaggaaaaaacacagacaaagagacggggagacagacggggaaagagacagacctgggaaagagacagacctaggaagagacagatgaggaaagaaacagagagatagagacagacaaaaaaagagacagacagagtcaggcagacggggaaagagacagacggggaaagagacagacctggaaagagacagacctggaaagagacagacctggaaagagacagacctggaaagagacagacggagcacattacttggctaatttagttaaatctgtgtggaatatctggggttttgaaatatatgttgtgaaatgcttctattagcttagtttttgcatttatatctatttgtcttgtggtttttgtgtgcagaataaatttttcttaatacattctattttgttaacaacagttattaacccgggcgaagctgggtagtacagctagtgtgtatatatatatatatataatatatatatatatatatatatatatatatatatatatatatatatatatatatatatatatatatataaatcatgcTTAGTATACAGTATATTGTCTTCCACAGTGCAGTCGTCTTAACTGGTCCATGTCATATCCCAACAGGTGGATTTCGAGGACGTCATCGCGGAACCAGAAAGTATTCACAGCTTTGATGGGGTTTGGAAGGCCAGCAACACCACCTTTACCGTCACCAAATACTGGTTTTATCGCGTGATCTCGGCTGTTTTCGGGCTCCCGCTGGCCTTACTCTGGGGCTTCCTCTTCGCTTGCCTGTCCTTCTGTCACATCTGGGCTGTAGTCCCTTGCGTCAAGAGTTACCAAATGGAAATCCAATGTCTGGGCCAGTTCTACGCCGCTTGCGTCCGTACCTTCTGCGACCCGATCTTTGAGACTGTGGGCAAAGCATTGGGTGGCATCCGCGTGGCACTTAGAAAAGAAGTGTGAAAACGAAATTTGGGGTCAAGACATAATGGCACTGGGGAAAGCTGCCCAATTAACAATATCTTGATGCCAATGGACCTGATTAGGTTGACCTAACCCAAACGTATCCTGAAGAAGCACACAAAACAGAAGTGGGTATAAATACCATGATTTATTGGCATTTCTCTGTACGCACAAACAGCTGTATTTTGGTGAGATCTGGCGCAGGAGTGTAGGGTAAAGGCCTCTGTTATATAGTCTTAAGATCAATATGAAGACGTTCTTCCAAGACTCCACATGGGCCCCCGAATTCAAGAAGTCAAACTATTCTCCCAGACTTGAAGGTCACAGTAAGGTATGGATAGTGTACGGTTACAAACAGATAAGGCACACCCAACATGGGTACCCTAGAGCGTCAGTAACCCAACTGCCAGAGTGCCGAGTTATGCCAAGGTAAAAGCAATGACAGAGGGCGAGAACACTGTAGGGCGAGGCTGGAACATGATGCACATACAGCAAAAAGACTTTAACCACAAGCAAAAAACTACAAGAACAGACgatctaagaaaaaaaaaagtgccaggTCCAAAAAAAATTGAACCCTCAGCTGTCTTTTGTGCCATTTATATGGGTAATTTGTGGAAACCGTAAGCTGCCTCATTGACGAGAATATCTCATTCCTGGattataataaaaaaatgttttgtgtaTGTATTGTATGGTTTATTTTGCTATAGAATAATAATCAAtcaacagttaaagggaatctatcgacAGCTTttggctatgtaatctgaagacagcgtgctgcaggggttaacacaaagatttcagccatgtgtctcttatcacGCTGTGTGCAGTTGTTTACCTGGAATGCTTGTTTTAGCAAGACAACATGGTGCAGGGGTTAACACAAAGATTTcagccatgtgtctcttatcacGCTGGGTGCAGCTGTTTACCTGGAATGTTTGCTTTAGCAAGACAACATGGTGTAGTGGTTGACACAAAGATTTCAGCCACGTGTCtcttattacactgtgtgcagttgtttacctgcaatgtttgttttaggttcaggagattatcattgctggagtAGGTCAGCACGTCTCCTACTGtgcttagcagctcactgtctataaacACTGTACATAGAGAGACTTGATGGGTGGGGGCAACTTTCTTAGCTTGACTGTGTAAGAACCGCTACACCCAGTAATCCAAGTgagacatcgttggattcagggtctttctgcctacatcatgctgctctcagatgaggtagcaaaaacatgctgaccgattccctttaactttCTTAGATTGACTATGtgagaactgctgcacccagtaatctaagtgatacatcattggattcagggtctctctgactacatcatggtgctctcaaatgagatagcgaaaacctgctgacagattccctttaactttcttAGCTTGACTATGTGAGAACCGCTGCACCCAGttgtctaagtgatacatcgttggattcatggtctctctgtctctctgctctcagatgaagtagaaaaaacctgctgacagattccttttaactttCTTAGATTGACTATGTGAGAaccgctgcatccagtaatctaagtgatacatcgttgaattcaggatctctttacctGCATCACGCTGCTCTGAGATCAAGTAGAAAACTTGCTGACATATTCCTTTTAATTCACTCATCACTCTCTCATGCTGCtctcagcaaaaacctgctgacagatttcctttaagggtactttcacacttgcgttcagcgcagtccgtcactatggagaatagcgcagttcgttaacgcactgtgctattctccatagacttgtatggacgacgcactgtaacgcaagtgtcagcgttgcatccgctggacgacgcagcgtcgttattttgacgctgcgtcgggcggaaggaacgcagcatgtaatgtttttttgagcagcgcaatccgtaggatttcactgcgcatgctcttttcaaatcacataaactttatttcgtctctcggtggccgaacgttcagctgagcgcccggcagccggcatatgtgagagcactcagctgagcgcccggccgccggcatgtgagagctctcagcttagcgcccggccgccggcatatgagagcgatcagctgagcgcccggccttcGGCATATGAGAGCGATCagttgagcgcccggccgccggcatgtgagagcgatcagctgacc is part of the Anomaloglossus baeobatrachus isolate aAnoBae1 chromosome 9, aAnoBae1.hap1, whole genome shotgun sequence genome and encodes:
- the LOC142251407 gene encoding caveolin-3-like; this encodes MAQSQNPEPAKEGNTLPNTLTKEIDLVQRDPKNINQDVVQVDFEDVIAEPESIHSFDGVWKASNTTFTVTKYWFYRVISAVFGLPLALLWGFLFACLSFCHIWAVVPCVKSYQMEIQCLGQFYAACVRTFCDPIFETVGKALGGIRVALRKEV